One Terriglobales bacterium genomic window, GAAGTCGCCGCTGGAGGTGTTCTCGTACTGGCAGACGCGGGTTTCGACGATGGGCGCATTCGCCAGCGCGGGAAGTCGGCGGGCCACCACGGCGCGCATGGCATCGGCGGAGTTTTGTGAGACCACGCGCGAACCGGTGTCGGGATCGAAAGCTTCGCCGTGGCGGTCGAGGGATATCTTCACACCGCGGTTCTCGACGTCGGGCATGCCGTACACGTCTTCGGCATGCCGCAGCCAGGTCGGCATGGCGGGAGGGCGGAAGCGAGTGTCGCCGGCGGGCGCGCCGAAGAAAAAGACTTCCTGGCGCGTGGGAAAGATGCGCGCGCCGAGCAGCTCGGGAAATAGGCGCGGCAGCCACGGCCCGCAGGCGAAGAGGTAAGTGCCCGCGCTGAGCTGGTGGCCATCGCGGGTGCGAACGGCGTCGAGTCTTCCCACAGCGCCGGGCGGCTCGACCGCGGCCTGGCGGAACTCGACGCCGAGCGCTGCGGCGCGCTCTACGAGCGCCCGGACGCCGCGACGCGCCATCAGAACGCCGCTCTCGCCTTCCAGGAAACCCCAGGTCACATCGTCGAGCGCGAACTGCGGATAGCGACGCGCGAGTTCGGCACGCTTCATCTCTTCAACGGCGACGCCGTTTCGCTTCACCACGTCGAATGATGTGCGGCTGTACGCGTCGGCGTCGTCGGCGAGCCAGAGCACGCCGGTCCGGAGGAAGATCGTGCTGCGAGTTTCCTCAGCCAGTTGCTTCCAGCGCGCGAGCGAGGCGATGGCCCAGCGGGTGTAGAGCTCATCGGCGCCGTAGGCCGTGCGAATGATGCGCGTCTCGCCGCCCGACGACGCGCGGCTGTTGCCCGGACCGTAGGCGTCGACGAGCAGGACGGAGTGTCCGGCGCGGCGCAGCGCCAGCGCCGTCCAGGCGCCGAAGACGCCGGCGCCGATGACGAGAGTGTCTGCCGTGGTGCGCGGCATTTTTAGAATCTACAACAAGTGGACAGTGAACGGTGAACAGCCACTTGGTTGTCCACGGCGCCCTGTGCACTGTTCACGGTCGACTATCCACTTATCACAACCCGCGCAGCCGCCAGGTCCTCCAGCGCACACCCGACACTCTTGAACAGCGTGATTTCGTCCGGCGAGCGGCGCGCGCGTTGCTTGCCGCTGACGACCTCGTGGAGGTCGCCGGCGACGTGATCGCGCGTGATGGCGCCCTCGGCGATGGGGATGAGCAGGTCGCCGGCTTCGGCGAGCGCGCCGGCGTATGTGTCCACTATGACGCGGGCGCGGGCGACAGTGGCGGTATCCACCTCGCGCGTGTGCGGCTGGAAAGCGCCAATCAGGTTGAGGTGGGTGCCGGGGCGCAGCCACTCGCCGGGAAAAAGCGGCGTGGCGCAGGTAGTGCAGGCGCAGATGACGTCGGACTCGCGGGCGAGTTGCTCGGGCGTGGCCGCGACGAGTTCGAAGCCTTGCCGAACTGCGCTCGGTGTGGCCGGACGGGACGTCCGGCCCCACGTGCGTACGAATGCTTCGGACTTTTCCGGCGAGCCCCCGGATACAAGCACACGGTGAAACCTGCGCACCAGCGGCAGCGCGTCGAGATGGGCGCGTGCTTGCCGTCCGGTGCCGAAGATGCCGAGCGTCTCGGCGTCAGGACGCGCGAGCAGGTCGGTGGCGAGCGCGGAGGCGGCGGCGGTGCGGACGTCGGTGAGATAGTTGGCGGCGATGGTGGCCAGAACTTCGCCGGTCTTCGGATCGAGCCAGAGATAGGTCGCGCGAACTGCGTCCGATACGCTGACCAG contains:
- a CDS encoding FAD-dependent oxidoreductase is translated as MPRTTADTLVIGAGVFGAWTALALRRAGHSVLLVDAYGPGNSRASSGGETRIIRTAYGADELYTRWAIASLARWKQLAEETRSTIFLRTGVLWLADDADAYSRTSFDVVKRNGVAVEEMKRAELARRYPQFALDDVTWGFLEGESGVLMARRGVRALVERAAALGVEFRQAAVEPPGAVGRLDAVRTRDGHQLSAGTYLFACGPWLPRLFPELLGARIFPTRQEVFFFGAPAGDTRFRPPAMPTWLRHAEDVYGMPDVENRGVKISLDRHGEAFDPDTGSRVVSQNSADAMRAVVARRLPALANAPIVETRVCQYENTSSGDFLIDRHPEWTNVWLVGGGSGHGFKHGPMVGEYVASTVAGSGAPEPRFALAAKKTVRARAVY